The following is a genomic window from Homalodisca vitripennis isolate AUS2020 chromosome 5, UT_GWSS_2.1, whole genome shotgun sequence.
TTACCTTTTTCGTCCTTTGTTCATGTGAAAAAGTTAGAGCAAAGTTCtaatgtaagtttttatattcCTAAATATAAAGTGACAAAATTTTGTGTATATACTTTGAGTATATACATGGCCCTTTTTGATGTATGTTACACTATGGGAAGACAATCAAATGCTAATACTtgatttttacaagttttttcaAAAGTCAGTAATTGATAATCAATTGATCGTTAGTTCTGTTTGGCTTCTCAAAAGAGACGGCAAGACGTGCAGAATCAGTGTCCACCCTGCCATGAGTATTGTCAAAAAACtgataacttttattataaatctgaAATTAGGTGTTATTCTTCCTTTTAATGACTCACAAAAGACAAGGGTTTGAATAATTACCATTTTGCATCTTCTTTCAACttctttttaattgaatttaaattacatataaaaatatgatggtattttaaatctaaacacaatattatttatagcacttatacacaatttacaaaagctttactttataaacaacacaattttaaatgatactattataacatttagtATTTTATCTGGTCttatctttctttaaaatacaaaaagccTGAactgaaagtaaataaacatactaatttaaacgaaacataattttttcaaagttacaAAAGTTAATTTAACAATCTATTCTTATCAAATCGGTAAGTACATTTCAGGACAAATATGGTTTTGGGGagttaaatataagtaataacgAAATCTTTAACATTAGATTTAATGCttaccaataatttattttgaaagaacctcaattttaaaatttaaatttgttagttaaaaataaaatttacacaaacTGTGGGAAGACGAGTTTAAAAGGATGgagaaaactaatattaataaaatagttgaaatgatactcaaataaaattactacCGCAATACCAAATCAAAATTTTAGATGGAAGAATTATCCTAGTCTCAAACTTGttcaaaatcacattttttatgggaaaaaatttaaaactgtccaAATGTCCTTTTCTATGGAACCCCACCAACCTAAGACATTGCCTTATGCATATAGCATGTGCTTCAGAGGCCATTTAATTATACTATGAAGCAATTATTTCCAATTCTATTTTCCACCTTTAAGTGAAAATatctataaacaattaattatcttttggctgaaaataaacaatctttaattacttaaaaaacatgttagactaaaaacaaaagaataactGTACATGTTGTATGTCAGTAACTATTCAACCAAATTGTGCCTtggaattaaatttgtttcaaatagaAACACTGGTTTGTTACTTTTCAAATCATGCCCAGGAATACagttaaactttaatatatagtacaatgttattataaaaattttgaatttttgggaAATTCTGTAATTAAGTTGAGATTCTTTCCACACTGTTGCCATAATGTAGTAGTTTATGGAGCCTTGAAGTGGGATTTTActcaagttaatttataaaaactagtgaacatcgCTTTGAAAACAATATCAAGTAAATagtaaaagatatatatatatattctcactAAAGATATAATCTCAATAAGAACAAACTTACCgctaaacaatattttccaacaaagtgataaaatataaactttttagataacaataatttattaccaaaatatctatttatatatttacatgatttcaagtctatatacacaataaaaataaaggaaataaatcaGTCAGGAGTAGATCTCAACCTACTCAGTTGGTGTGTTTGGTAAAATCTGACAAATTTTTTTGTCACAAGGCTTCTCTTACACTTAATATGACTAGCTAACGTGCTAGAAAAGTCTTTATCCAGCTAGTTTGTCCTTTTCTAAACAGTTTCTTGTGAACAGGTAACAAACACAAAACGTCTAGACATTTTTTGTTCCGTTGAGTGACTTTTGTAGGAATATAGGAGTCCTTGGTATCGAGTCGGGGATCACTCCCACTTTTACCTTTGTCCTCTGTATGGGTGCTGCAGGATTGATCGTGATCTGGTTTCCTGGTTTGATCAGTGGTGTTTTGGCAGTGGGGCTGGAAGGGGTATTGTTGTTGAGAGAATTCTTATCGTCCACTTTATTCATGGAGTCCGGAACCGGTTTGTAACGGGGAGCCTCATTCTCATTCTGTTCACTTATAAGTTTCATGGTCTCGCTGGAAGGCGCTTTGTCAGGGTACTTGGAACCGTTTCTCTGATCGTCATCTTGAGGTTTCGGTAAGAGCGAAGCCATATCTTGCATCTCAGTTCCACGGTTCGACTCCACATCCTTGCTAATTCTGATAGTTTGTCTCTTATTTGAAGTCCTACATTTGTAAATTGAGTACAGAATAAGGGTAATTACTAGAACAGCTATACAGAACATGACAACTTCTGCTCCAGCTACGTCCCTGAGTTTTTCTTCTATTATGTTACTGGAACCAGCGATAAGAGTTTGGTTCTCACTGCCTGGGGTTGGACTGATGGTTGGTTCTATTTCATCTGTTTGAACTTGCACACTTGTAACTTCCTCTAACTCTTTCTTGTTCATTAAGTCAGGTATGAAAACGGGAGTTGGAATCGGCTCTTCTGTCTCCTTCTCTTCAGGATTCTCTTGATCGACAATGATTGTTCCATTATTTGTCTCGGAACTAGAAGTGGAATTTCTGGACAGGCATTTCCTCTGGATTTTCCACGTCTTCACCGTATGTTACAACTCCTTCTTGAGTAGGTACTATTTCATCTTCAGTAGTTTCCTCAACATCTGGAATGGCAGTCGATTCCTCCACTGTACTCACAGTATATCTGTCACTGTCCACATGAAAGAGACCCTCTTCTCTGAAATCGTCAACTTCTGTGTTTACCTCTTCACTGATTGGTTTAAACTCAACAGGGTTGCTTTCATTCAAGTTACTTGATAGGGGTGGCTCTTGGCCGATGGTATTTTCTATACTTCCAGTCTTCTCAATATTCAGTTCTTCTGGTACGTGGTCAACATTTTCAGGTTTATTTTCTTGGGCTTCATCTACAGCCAAGTTGTCATTACCAGTTTCTAAATTGTCATTTCCATGAACATCTTCCTGTGTTGGACTGTCTGGGACTGTCTTCCTCGGGTTTTACTGACTCAACTTCAGGAGAGTCAGTTGCGTCAGATTCTTCATCAACTTCAACTCCCGAGGTCATCTCTTTATCTGAATCTGCCACTTCTTGCTCAGTGTCATTCATTTTATGCTCTTCACCTCTCATCATTTCACCCATCGCTACAGTTTCATCGTTTTGAAACAGTACTTCTGATTGTGAGTCGGGTTGAGGCTGATCAGCCTGCACATTTTCTGTCAGATAGCTGTTTTCATTCTTGAAGTAGTTCTGCTTGAAACGCAATCGGTTGTATTTACTAAAACGAGACAGCTCTTCTCTCCTCGCTTCCTCTAAGCACAATCTGTTCTCATCAACTTTGCTCCAACTCATGCCATCGTACTCCGAGGGGAAGACACACGTGACGTTGTCCTCAAATATCACACCACGACCGGAGAGCCAATCCTGCAAATTCATCAGGGAACAAGTGCAGTTGATGGGGTTTCCACTGAGGCCAATCCGTCTGAGATTTGTCAACGATGACAATACCTCCGTAGGAATGTTAACCATTTGGTTGTGGGAGAGGTTGAGATACTTGAGACCCTTGGGAAGCGTATTGTATTTGAGGCTTTTCAATAGATTTCCGTCCATCAACAGGTATTTGAGACGTTTCAAACCATAAAACACCCCTCTTGAAATACTCCTAATGTTGCACTGTCCGATGTCCAGGTGTTGGAGTGAGTTTGGAAATCAGGAATGGCACATCTGACAGAAACTGGATAGGGTTCCCTCTCAGTGAGAGGGTCGTTAAACTCGTCAAGTGTTGGAACACTGTCGGCTCAAGCTCTTCGATATAGTTGAAAGACAGGTCAATTTCGATCACGTTTTTAGCTCCGTAGAAGGCTTTCTTGTGAATAAAGTATATGGAGCAGTTTCGAAGACTCAGGTACTTGAGGTGCCTGGCGGAGTTGAACTGTCCGTCGCTCAACTCCTGAGGATGGTCCCTAGATGGCAGCACTGTAAGAGCCTCCACCTTGCCTCCACTGTAGGGCAAGGACGAGCAGTTGGCCACATAGAGGCCTCGTTCGAAGCTACAAGAGCAGCCGTCAGGACAGCCGGCCACCCAGCCGCATCCCACCAACATCAGCATCACCACTACCAGCAACATCGCCTCAGTTTCTGATTCTGCAACAGAACATCCTTTATGAAACCCTCAGAACTGAATTATTGTTcaagatttataattattgaaatgttgcCTGGcaagtttttaattcaaattgtcACTGACCAAATGTAAAGGATTATTTATGGCTCTTGAATATATATACGCTGTTCTGGGACTGATTTTGAGCAGGGGCGTATCCAGAGGGGTGATATATGGAATCAACTccctgaaatattttgtttcatatcaCGAATATTTTTTGTCAGATATAATTAAAACCATTCAAAGTTATAAACAATGTGCTAACACACAGATATATTCAATT
Proteins encoded in this region:
- the LOC124363699 gene encoding LOW QUALITY PROTEIN: uncharacterized protein LOC124363699 (The sequence of the model RefSeq protein was modified relative to this genomic sequence to represent the inferred CDS: deleted 1 base in 1 codon); protein product: MLLVVVMLMLVGCGWVAGCPDGCSCSFERGLYVANCSSLPYSGGKVEALTVLPSRDHPQELSDGQFNSARHLKYLSLRNCSIYFIHKKAFYGAKNVIEIDLSFNYIEELEPTVFQHLTSLTTLSLRGNPIQFLSDVPFLISKSLQHLDIGQCNIRSISRGVFYGLKRLKYLLMDGNLLKSLKYNTLPKGLKYLNLSHNQMVNIPTEVLSSLTNLRRIGLSGNPINCTCSLMNLQDWLSGRGVIFEDNVTCVFPSEYDGMSWSKVDENRLCLEEARREELSRFSKYNRLRFKQNYFKNENSYLTENVQADQPQPDSQSEVLFQNDETVAMGEMMRGEEHKMNDTEQEVADSDKEMTSGVEVDEESDATDSPEVESVKPEEDSPRQSNTGRCSWKYEAQENKPENVDHVPEELNIEKTGSIENTIGQEPPLSSNLNESNPVEFKPISEEVNTEVDDFREEGLFHVDSDRYTHTVKTWKIQRKCLSRNSTSSSETNNGTIIVDQENPEEKETEEPIPTPVFIPDLMNKKELEEVTSVQVQTDEIEPTISPTPGSENQTLIAGSSNIIEEKLRDVAGAEVVMFCIAVLVITLILYSIYKCRTSNKRQTIRISKDVESNRGTEMQDMASLLPKPQDDDQRNGSKYPDKAPSSETMKLISEQNENEAPRYKPVPDSMNKVDDKNSLNNNTPSSPTAKTPLIKPGNQITINPAAPIQRTKVKVGVIPDSIPRTPIFLQKSLNGTKNV